The Streptomyces sp. V4I8 genome includes the window TCGAATTTCGGCCACCGACACACGCGCGTTCGACAAAGGCCGTTTCGACCATGGCCGTGATGTCGTTGTTCCGGACGTCAGCGGCGATCCCCCAAGTGGGCCTCGGAGGTGCCCAGTTGCCTGGTGTGGTTCAGACTGCCTCGATCGCTCTCGCCTGACCCTGTGTACGGATGGAGGACTGCGTGACCGGACCGGCTGTGGCCACCACGACAGCTGCCCTGCTCGTCAACGATGACCGGCACTACCTGCTGCACCTGCGCGACGCCAACAAGAACATCGCCTGCGCCGGGCAGTGGTCCCTGCCCGGCGGACATCCCGAACCCGGCGAGAGCCTCGACGACGCGATTTCCCGGGAGCTCCTGGAAGAGGCCGGCCTGCGCGTCCCCGGCCTGGCCCCGCTCGCCGTCATCGAGAACACCGACGCGGACGACCGGCCCACCAGCCGGGTCCGGGTGTACGCCGGGACCTGGAACGGCGACCCCGCGCGACTGCCCCTCACCGAGGGGATCATGCTGCGCTGGACCGCTCCGGAGCAGATCCCGTATCTGACCGTGGACGCCGGGACAACGGCCGTCACCCGCCACCATCAGCAGCGGGAGCCGGGGCAGGGACAGCGAGGGCTGCGTGCCCGTGCCGGTGCCCGGATTGACGGGCAACTGCCCCTGCTCCGGGTGCGCGGCACCAGCACGAAGACGGTCCCGAACGTCATCGGCGTCCACCTGTATCTGGAGCGGGCCGGCGAGATCCTGCTGGGGCTGCGGCACCCCGATTCCGCCTACGCGCCCTTGGAGCATCACTTCCTGGCCGGTCACTGCGAG containing:
- a CDS encoding NUDIX domain-containing protein, producing the protein MTGPAVATTTAALLVNDDRHYLLHLRDANKNIACAGQWSLPGGHPEPGESLDDAISRELLEEAGLRVPGLAPLAVIENTDADDRPTSRVRVYAGTWNGDPARLPLTEGIMLRWTAPEQIPYLTVDAGTTAVTRHHQQREPGQGQRGLRARAGARIDGQLPLLRVRGTSTKTVPNVIGVHLYLERAGEILLGLRHPDSAYAPLEHHFLAGHCERESAVDCLVREAWEEAGLVIKAEDVDLVHVVHLVDAPGAPPRLQLVFRARRWQGEPQLREPDKCVSWGWWPVDALPEPTVGYTRAAVDGIRHGRLYTELGWGTPPT